Proteins from a single region of Neodiprion virginianus isolate iyNeoVirg1 chromosome 4, iyNeoVirg1.1, whole genome shotgun sequence:
- the LOC124303537 gene encoding kinesin light chain isoform X3, translating to MDRSQDKKIEHIGRMTAMTQEEIVAGARTVAQGLEALRCEHGGLLQGLQSQEAPAAREKASLISRNIEMIELGLGEAQVMMALASHLQMVEAEKQKLRTQVRRLCQENAWLRDELAGTQQKLQGSEQAVAQLEVEKRQLNFMASIRQFDPDPPAEDENTKDRPKDDPVVDLFPDDDNDDRTMTPTPPSQFAQQVNAGYEIPARLRTLHNLVIQYASQGRYEVAVPLCKQALEDLEKTSGHDHPDVATMLNILALVYRDQNKFKEAANLLNDALAIREKTLGENHPAVAATLNNLAVLYGKRGKYKEAEPLCKRALEIREKVLGREHPDVAKQLNNLALLCQNQGKYEEVERYYQRALVIYESKLGPDDPNVAKTKNNLASCYLKQGKYKEAEVLYKQVLTRAHEREFGAIEGDNKPIWQVAEEREENKHRNKENAPYGEYGGWHKAAKVDSPTVTTTLKNLGALYRRQGKYEAAETLEDCALRSRREPHVQQALDLVKQAKVAQILGDEKGSTRRGSRSSLANSEQEQHDEFFSLSGPNPRFDDSTLNHRPRCRWYKGRCTKNSLAIKMLAQTNQDSKPNCSMFLEFILLRSQTRCSCPVTRI from the exons ATGGACCGTTCTCAAGA TAAGAAAATCGAACATATAGGCAGAATGACAGCCATGACACAGGAGGAGATAGTAGCCGGCGCTCGGACGGTGGCCCAGGGACTGGAGGCTCTTCGCTGTGAACACGGGGGTCTCCTGCAGGGTCTACAGTCTCAGGAGGCACCAGCGGCGAGGGAAAAGGCCAGTCTAATATCCAGGAATATTGAAATGATCGAATTGGGTCTTGGAGAAGCACAAGTCATGATGGCCTTGGCTAGTCACTTACAAATGGTCGAAGCTGAGAAGCAGAAACTCAGAACGCAAGTTAGACGATTGTGTCAGGAAAATGCATGGCTCAGAGACGAGCTTGCAGGAACTCAACAGAAGTTGCAGGGCAGTGAACAAGCG GTTGCACAACTAGAAGTAGAGAAGAGGCAGCTGAACTTTATGGCCAGCATAAGACAATTTGATCCTGATCCACCAGCTGAGGATGAAAATACAAAGGATAGGCCGAAAGATGATCCAGTTGTTGATCTGTTCCCGGATGATGATAACGATGATCGAA CCATGACACCAACTCCACCATCTCAGTTCGCCCAACAAGTGAATGCTGGATACGAAATACCAGCACGTCTCCGTACTCTACATAATCTTGTTATCCAATATGCGAGTCAAGGGCGTTACGAAGTGGCAGTACCACTGTGCAAGCAGGCGTTAGAAGACCTTGAAAAAACATCTGGTCATGATCACCCCGATGTTGCAACGATGCTAAATATTTTAGCCCTAGTTTACAGAGATCAAAACAAGTTCAAAGAGGCAGCAAATCTGCTTAATGATGCTTTAGCCATCAGAGAAAAAACTTTGGGTGAAAATCACCCAGCTGTTGCTGCAACGTTAAATAACTTGGCTGTTTTATATGGTAAACGTGGGAAATATAAGGAAGCTGAGCCGTTATGCAAGCGTGCATTGGAGATTCGGGAAAAGGTACTTGGACGTGAGCATCCAGATGTTGCAAAACAGTTGAATAATTTGGCGCTGTTGTGTCAAAACCAGGGAAAATATGAGGAG GTTGAACGCTACTATCAACGTGCTTTAGTAATTTACGAATCAAAGTTAGGGCCAGACGATCCAAACGTTGCaaagacaaaaaataatcttGCCTCTTGTTACCTCAAACAAGGAAAATATAAGGAGGCGGAGGTTCTCTACAAACAGGTCCTAACAAGAGCTCATGAACGTGAATTTGGGGCAATTGAAGGTGACAACAAACCAATATGGCAG GTAGCGGAAGAGcgtgaagaaaataaacataGAAATAAGGAAAACGCGCCATATGGTGAATATGGTGGTTGGCATAAAGCAGCAAAAGTCGATTCACCTACGGTAACTACAACACTCAAAAACTTAGGCGCACTTTACCGGCGACAGGGAAAATATGAGGCTGCTGAAACGCTTGAAGACTGTGCGTTGAGGTCACGAAGAGAG CCGCACGTACAGCAG GCGCTAGACTTAGTGAAGCAGGCGAAAGTAGCACAGATCCTTGGAGATGAGAAAGGATCAACAAGGCGAGGCTCACGATCGAGTTTGGCAAACAGCGAGCAAGAACAGCACGACGAG tttttttcgttgtcCGGCCCGAATCCACGATTCGACGACTCGACACTCAATCACAGACCTCGCTGCCGTTGGTACAAGGGGCGCTGCACGAAGAACAGTCTGGCCATCAAGATGCTAGCCCAAACAAACCAGGACTCAAAACCAAACTGTTCAATGTTCTTGGAATTCATTCTTCTAC GATCGCAAACACGCTGTTCGTGCCCAGTAACCAGGATATAA
- the LOC124303537 gene encoding kinesin light chain isoform X1, whose translation MGRTDMSKTLNAYRIKKIEHIGRMTAMTQEEIVAGARTVAQGLEALRCEHGGLLQGLQSQEAPAAREKASLISRNIEMIELGLGEAQVMMALASHLQMVEAEKQKLRTQVRRLCQENAWLRDELAGTQQKLQGSEQAVAQLEVEKRQLNFMASIRQFDPDPPAEDENTKDRPKDDPVVDLFPDDDNDDRTMTPTPPSQFAQQVNAGYEIPARLRTLHNLVIQYASQGRYEVAVPLCKQALEDLEKTSGHDHPDVATMLNILALVYRDQNKFKEAANLLNDALAIREKTLGENHPAVAATLNNLAVLYGKRGKYKEAEPLCKRALEIREKVLGREHPDVAKQLNNLALLCQNQGKYEEVERYYQRALVIYESKLGPDDPNVAKTKNNLASCYLKQGKYKEAEVLYKQVLTRAHEREFGAIEGDNKPIWQVAEEREENKHRNKENAPYGEYGGWHKAAKVDSPTVTTTLKNLGALYRRQGKYEAAETLEDCALRSRREPHVQQALDLVKQAKVAQILGDEKGSTRRGSRSSLANSEQEQHDEFFSLSGPNPRFDDSTLNHRPRCRWYKGRCTKNSLAIKMLAQTNQDSKPNCSMFLEFILLRSQTRCSCPVTRI comes from the exons ATGGGTAGAACAGATATGTCAAAAACGCTGAACGCTTATAGAAT TAAGAAAATCGAACATATAGGCAGAATGACAGCCATGACACAGGAGGAGATAGTAGCCGGCGCTCGGACGGTGGCCCAGGGACTGGAGGCTCTTCGCTGTGAACACGGGGGTCTCCTGCAGGGTCTACAGTCTCAGGAGGCACCAGCGGCGAGGGAAAAGGCCAGTCTAATATCCAGGAATATTGAAATGATCGAATTGGGTCTTGGAGAAGCACAAGTCATGATGGCCTTGGCTAGTCACTTACAAATGGTCGAAGCTGAGAAGCAGAAACTCAGAACGCAAGTTAGACGATTGTGTCAGGAAAATGCATGGCTCAGAGACGAGCTTGCAGGAACTCAACAGAAGTTGCAGGGCAGTGAACAAGCG GTTGCACAACTAGAAGTAGAGAAGAGGCAGCTGAACTTTATGGCCAGCATAAGACAATTTGATCCTGATCCACCAGCTGAGGATGAAAATACAAAGGATAGGCCGAAAGATGATCCAGTTGTTGATCTGTTCCCGGATGATGATAACGATGATCGAA CCATGACACCAACTCCACCATCTCAGTTCGCCCAACAAGTGAATGCTGGATACGAAATACCAGCACGTCTCCGTACTCTACATAATCTTGTTATCCAATATGCGAGTCAAGGGCGTTACGAAGTGGCAGTACCACTGTGCAAGCAGGCGTTAGAAGACCTTGAAAAAACATCTGGTCATGATCACCCCGATGTTGCAACGATGCTAAATATTTTAGCCCTAGTTTACAGAGATCAAAACAAGTTCAAAGAGGCAGCAAATCTGCTTAATGATGCTTTAGCCATCAGAGAAAAAACTTTGGGTGAAAATCACCCAGCTGTTGCTGCAACGTTAAATAACTTGGCTGTTTTATATGGTAAACGTGGGAAATATAAGGAAGCTGAGCCGTTATGCAAGCGTGCATTGGAGATTCGGGAAAAGGTACTTGGACGTGAGCATCCAGATGTTGCAAAACAGTTGAATAATTTGGCGCTGTTGTGTCAAAACCAGGGAAAATATGAGGAG GTTGAACGCTACTATCAACGTGCTTTAGTAATTTACGAATCAAAGTTAGGGCCAGACGATCCAAACGTTGCaaagacaaaaaataatcttGCCTCTTGTTACCTCAAACAAGGAAAATATAAGGAGGCGGAGGTTCTCTACAAACAGGTCCTAACAAGAGCTCATGAACGTGAATTTGGGGCAATTGAAGGTGACAACAAACCAATATGGCAG GTAGCGGAAGAGcgtgaagaaaataaacataGAAATAAGGAAAACGCGCCATATGGTGAATATGGTGGTTGGCATAAAGCAGCAAAAGTCGATTCACCTACGGTAACTACAACACTCAAAAACTTAGGCGCACTTTACCGGCGACAGGGAAAATATGAGGCTGCTGAAACGCTTGAAGACTGTGCGTTGAGGTCACGAAGAGAG CCGCACGTACAGCAG GCGCTAGACTTAGTGAAGCAGGCGAAAGTAGCACAGATCCTTGGAGATGAGAAAGGATCAACAAGGCGAGGCTCACGATCGAGTTTGGCAAACAGCGAGCAAGAACAGCACGACGAG tttttttcgttgtcCGGCCCGAATCCACGATTCGACGACTCGACACTCAATCACAGACCTCGCTGCCGTTGGTACAAGGGGCGCTGCACGAAGAACAGTCTGGCCATCAAGATGCTAGCCCAAACAAACCAGGACTCAAAACCAAACTGTTCAATGTTCTTGGAATTCATTCTTCTAC GATCGCAAACACGCTGTTCGTGCCCAGTAACCAGGATATAA
- the LOC124303537 gene encoding kinesin light chain isoform X4, which yields MGRTDMSKTLNAYRIKKIEHIGRMTAMTQEEIVAGARTVAQGLEALRCEHGGLLQGLQSQEAPAAREKASLISRNIEMIELGLGEAQVMMALASHLQMVEAEKQKLRTQVRRLCQENAWLRDELAGTQQKLQGSEQAVAQLEVEKRQLNFMASIRQFDPDPPAEDENTKDRPKDDPVVDLFPDDDNDDRTMTPTPPSQFAQQVNAGYEIPARLRTLHNLVIQYASQGRYEVAVPLCKQALEDLEKTSGHDHPDVATMLNILALVYRDQNKFKEAANLLNDALAIREKTLGENHPAVAATLNNLAVLYGKRGKYKEAEPLCKRALEIREKVLGREHPDVAKQLNNLALLCQNQGKYEEVERYYQRALVIYESKLGPDDPNVAKTKNNLASCYLKQGKYKEAEVLYKQVLTRAHEREFGAIEGDNKPIWQVAEEREENKHRNKENAPYGEYGGWHKAAKVDSPTVTTTLKNLGALYRRQGKYEAAETLEDCALRSRREPHVQQALDLVKQAKVAQILGDEKGSTRRGSRSSLANSEQEQHDETSLPLVQGALHEEQSGHQDASPNKPGLKTKLFNVLGIHSSTIANTLFVPSNQDIKETFK from the exons ATGGGTAGAACAGATATGTCAAAAACGCTGAACGCTTATAGAAT TAAGAAAATCGAACATATAGGCAGAATGACAGCCATGACACAGGAGGAGATAGTAGCCGGCGCTCGGACGGTGGCCCAGGGACTGGAGGCTCTTCGCTGTGAACACGGGGGTCTCCTGCAGGGTCTACAGTCTCAGGAGGCACCAGCGGCGAGGGAAAAGGCCAGTCTAATATCCAGGAATATTGAAATGATCGAATTGGGTCTTGGAGAAGCACAAGTCATGATGGCCTTGGCTAGTCACTTACAAATGGTCGAAGCTGAGAAGCAGAAACTCAGAACGCAAGTTAGACGATTGTGTCAGGAAAATGCATGGCTCAGAGACGAGCTTGCAGGAACTCAACAGAAGTTGCAGGGCAGTGAACAAGCG GTTGCACAACTAGAAGTAGAGAAGAGGCAGCTGAACTTTATGGCCAGCATAAGACAATTTGATCCTGATCCACCAGCTGAGGATGAAAATACAAAGGATAGGCCGAAAGATGATCCAGTTGTTGATCTGTTCCCGGATGATGATAACGATGATCGAA CCATGACACCAACTCCACCATCTCAGTTCGCCCAACAAGTGAATGCTGGATACGAAATACCAGCACGTCTCCGTACTCTACATAATCTTGTTATCCAATATGCGAGTCAAGGGCGTTACGAAGTGGCAGTACCACTGTGCAAGCAGGCGTTAGAAGACCTTGAAAAAACATCTGGTCATGATCACCCCGATGTTGCAACGATGCTAAATATTTTAGCCCTAGTTTACAGAGATCAAAACAAGTTCAAAGAGGCAGCAAATCTGCTTAATGATGCTTTAGCCATCAGAGAAAAAACTTTGGGTGAAAATCACCCAGCTGTTGCTGCAACGTTAAATAACTTGGCTGTTTTATATGGTAAACGTGGGAAATATAAGGAAGCTGAGCCGTTATGCAAGCGTGCATTGGAGATTCGGGAAAAGGTACTTGGACGTGAGCATCCAGATGTTGCAAAACAGTTGAATAATTTGGCGCTGTTGTGTCAAAACCAGGGAAAATATGAGGAG GTTGAACGCTACTATCAACGTGCTTTAGTAATTTACGAATCAAAGTTAGGGCCAGACGATCCAAACGTTGCaaagacaaaaaataatcttGCCTCTTGTTACCTCAAACAAGGAAAATATAAGGAGGCGGAGGTTCTCTACAAACAGGTCCTAACAAGAGCTCATGAACGTGAATTTGGGGCAATTGAAGGTGACAACAAACCAATATGGCAG GTAGCGGAAGAGcgtgaagaaaataaacataGAAATAAGGAAAACGCGCCATATGGTGAATATGGTGGTTGGCATAAAGCAGCAAAAGTCGATTCACCTACGGTAACTACAACACTCAAAAACTTAGGCGCACTTTACCGGCGACAGGGAAAATATGAGGCTGCTGAAACGCTTGAAGACTGTGCGTTGAGGTCACGAAGAGAG CCGCACGTACAGCAG GCGCTAGACTTAGTGAAGCAGGCGAAAGTAGCACAGATCCTTGGAGATGAGAAAGGATCAACAAGGCGAGGCTCACGATCGAGTTTGGCAAACAGCGAGCAAGAACAGCACGACGAG ACCTCGCTGCCGTTGGTACAAGGGGCGCTGCACGAAGAACAGTCTGGCCATCAAGATGCTAGCCCAAACAAACCAGGACTCAAAACCAAACTGTTCAATGTTCTTGGAATTCATTCTTCTAC GATCGCAAACACGCTGTTCGTGCCCAGTAACCAGGATATAAAAGAAACATTCAAATGA
- the LOC124303537 gene encoding kinesin light chain isoform X7, translated as MGRTDMSKTLNAYRIKKIEHIGRMTAMTQEEIVAGARTVAQGLEALRCEHGGLLQGLQSQEAPAAREKASLISRNIEMIELGLGEAQVMMALASHLQMVEAEKQKLRTQVRRLCQENAWLRDELAGTQQKLQGSEQAVAQLEVEKRQLNFMASIRQFDPDPPAEDENTKDRPKDDPVVDLFPDDDNDDRTMTPTPPSQFAQQVNAGYEIPARLRTLHNLVIQYASQGRYEVAVPLCKQALEDLEKTSGHDHPDVATMLNILALVYRDQNKFKEAANLLNDALAIREKTLGENHPAVAATLNNLAVLYGKRGKYKEAEPLCKRALEIREKVLGREHPDVAKQLNNLALLCQNQGKYEEVERYYQRALVIYESKLGPDDPNVAKTKNNLASCYLKQGKYKEAEVLYKQVLTRAHEREFGAIEGDNKPIWQVAEEREENKHRNKENAPYGEYGGWHKAAKVDSPTVTTTLKNLGALYRRQGKYEAAETLEDCALRSRREPHVQQALDLVKQAKVAQILGDEKGSTRRGSRSSLANSEQEQHDEDRKHAVRAQ; from the exons ATGGGTAGAACAGATATGTCAAAAACGCTGAACGCTTATAGAAT TAAGAAAATCGAACATATAGGCAGAATGACAGCCATGACACAGGAGGAGATAGTAGCCGGCGCTCGGACGGTGGCCCAGGGACTGGAGGCTCTTCGCTGTGAACACGGGGGTCTCCTGCAGGGTCTACAGTCTCAGGAGGCACCAGCGGCGAGGGAAAAGGCCAGTCTAATATCCAGGAATATTGAAATGATCGAATTGGGTCTTGGAGAAGCACAAGTCATGATGGCCTTGGCTAGTCACTTACAAATGGTCGAAGCTGAGAAGCAGAAACTCAGAACGCAAGTTAGACGATTGTGTCAGGAAAATGCATGGCTCAGAGACGAGCTTGCAGGAACTCAACAGAAGTTGCAGGGCAGTGAACAAGCG GTTGCACAACTAGAAGTAGAGAAGAGGCAGCTGAACTTTATGGCCAGCATAAGACAATTTGATCCTGATCCACCAGCTGAGGATGAAAATACAAAGGATAGGCCGAAAGATGATCCAGTTGTTGATCTGTTCCCGGATGATGATAACGATGATCGAA CCATGACACCAACTCCACCATCTCAGTTCGCCCAACAAGTGAATGCTGGATACGAAATACCAGCACGTCTCCGTACTCTACATAATCTTGTTATCCAATATGCGAGTCAAGGGCGTTACGAAGTGGCAGTACCACTGTGCAAGCAGGCGTTAGAAGACCTTGAAAAAACATCTGGTCATGATCACCCCGATGTTGCAACGATGCTAAATATTTTAGCCCTAGTTTACAGAGATCAAAACAAGTTCAAAGAGGCAGCAAATCTGCTTAATGATGCTTTAGCCATCAGAGAAAAAACTTTGGGTGAAAATCACCCAGCTGTTGCTGCAACGTTAAATAACTTGGCTGTTTTATATGGTAAACGTGGGAAATATAAGGAAGCTGAGCCGTTATGCAAGCGTGCATTGGAGATTCGGGAAAAGGTACTTGGACGTGAGCATCCAGATGTTGCAAAACAGTTGAATAATTTGGCGCTGTTGTGTCAAAACCAGGGAAAATATGAGGAG GTTGAACGCTACTATCAACGTGCTTTAGTAATTTACGAATCAAAGTTAGGGCCAGACGATCCAAACGTTGCaaagacaaaaaataatcttGCCTCTTGTTACCTCAAACAAGGAAAATATAAGGAGGCGGAGGTTCTCTACAAACAGGTCCTAACAAGAGCTCATGAACGTGAATTTGGGGCAATTGAAGGTGACAACAAACCAATATGGCAG GTAGCGGAAGAGcgtgaagaaaataaacataGAAATAAGGAAAACGCGCCATATGGTGAATATGGTGGTTGGCATAAAGCAGCAAAAGTCGATTCACCTACGGTAACTACAACACTCAAAAACTTAGGCGCACTTTACCGGCGACAGGGAAAATATGAGGCTGCTGAAACGCTTGAAGACTGTGCGTTGAGGTCACGAAGAGAG CCGCACGTACAGCAG GCGCTAGACTTAGTGAAGCAGGCGAAAGTAGCACAGATCCTTGGAGATGAGAAAGGATCAACAAGGCGAGGCTCACGATCGAGTTTGGCAAACAGCGAGCAAGAACAGCACGACGAG GATCGCAAACACGCTGTTCGTGCCCAGTAA
- the LOC124303537 gene encoding kinesin light chain isoform X8 produces MGRTDMSKTLNAYRIKKIEHIGRMTAMTQEEIVAGARTVAQGLEALRCEHGGLLQGLQSQEAPAAREKASLISRNIEMIELGLGEAQVMMALASHLQMVEAEKQKLRTQVRRLCQENAWLRDELAGTQQKLQGSEQAVAQLEVEKRQLNFMASIRQFDPDPPAEDENTKDRPKDDPVVDLFPDDDNDDRTMTPTPPSQFAQQVNAGYEIPARLRTLHNLVIQYASQGRYEVAVPLCKQALEDLEKTSGHDHPDVATMLNILALVYRDQNKFKEAANLLNDALAIREKTLGENHPAVAATLNNLAVLYGKRGKYKEAEPLCKRALEIREKVLGREHPDVAKQLNNLALLCQNQGKYEEVERYYQRALVIYESKLGPDDPNVAKTKNNLASCYLKQGKYKEAEVLYKQVLTRAHEREFGAIEGDNKPIWQVAEEREENKHRNKENAPYGEYGGWHKAAKVDSPTVTTTLKNLGALYRRQGKYEAAETLEDCALRSRREALDLVKQAKVAQILGDEKGSTRRGSRSSLANSEQEQHDEDRKHAVRAQ; encoded by the exons ATGGGTAGAACAGATATGTCAAAAACGCTGAACGCTTATAGAAT TAAGAAAATCGAACATATAGGCAGAATGACAGCCATGACACAGGAGGAGATAGTAGCCGGCGCTCGGACGGTGGCCCAGGGACTGGAGGCTCTTCGCTGTGAACACGGGGGTCTCCTGCAGGGTCTACAGTCTCAGGAGGCACCAGCGGCGAGGGAAAAGGCCAGTCTAATATCCAGGAATATTGAAATGATCGAATTGGGTCTTGGAGAAGCACAAGTCATGATGGCCTTGGCTAGTCACTTACAAATGGTCGAAGCTGAGAAGCAGAAACTCAGAACGCAAGTTAGACGATTGTGTCAGGAAAATGCATGGCTCAGAGACGAGCTTGCAGGAACTCAACAGAAGTTGCAGGGCAGTGAACAAGCG GTTGCACAACTAGAAGTAGAGAAGAGGCAGCTGAACTTTATGGCCAGCATAAGACAATTTGATCCTGATCCACCAGCTGAGGATGAAAATACAAAGGATAGGCCGAAAGATGATCCAGTTGTTGATCTGTTCCCGGATGATGATAACGATGATCGAA CCATGACACCAACTCCACCATCTCAGTTCGCCCAACAAGTGAATGCTGGATACGAAATACCAGCACGTCTCCGTACTCTACATAATCTTGTTATCCAATATGCGAGTCAAGGGCGTTACGAAGTGGCAGTACCACTGTGCAAGCAGGCGTTAGAAGACCTTGAAAAAACATCTGGTCATGATCACCCCGATGTTGCAACGATGCTAAATATTTTAGCCCTAGTTTACAGAGATCAAAACAAGTTCAAAGAGGCAGCAAATCTGCTTAATGATGCTTTAGCCATCAGAGAAAAAACTTTGGGTGAAAATCACCCAGCTGTTGCTGCAACGTTAAATAACTTGGCTGTTTTATATGGTAAACGTGGGAAATATAAGGAAGCTGAGCCGTTATGCAAGCGTGCATTGGAGATTCGGGAAAAGGTACTTGGACGTGAGCATCCAGATGTTGCAAAACAGTTGAATAATTTGGCGCTGTTGTGTCAAAACCAGGGAAAATATGAGGAG GTTGAACGCTACTATCAACGTGCTTTAGTAATTTACGAATCAAAGTTAGGGCCAGACGATCCAAACGTTGCaaagacaaaaaataatcttGCCTCTTGTTACCTCAAACAAGGAAAATATAAGGAGGCGGAGGTTCTCTACAAACAGGTCCTAACAAGAGCTCATGAACGTGAATTTGGGGCAATTGAAGGTGACAACAAACCAATATGGCAG GTAGCGGAAGAGcgtgaagaaaataaacataGAAATAAGGAAAACGCGCCATATGGTGAATATGGTGGTTGGCATAAAGCAGCAAAAGTCGATTCACCTACGGTAACTACAACACTCAAAAACTTAGGCGCACTTTACCGGCGACAGGGAAAATATGAGGCTGCTGAAACGCTTGAAGACTGTGCGTTGAGGTCACGAAGAGAG GCGCTAGACTTAGTGAAGCAGGCGAAAGTAGCACAGATCCTTGGAGATGAGAAAGGATCAACAAGGCGAGGCTCACGATCGAGTTTGGCAAACAGCGAGCAAGAACAGCACGACGAG GATCGCAAACACGCTGTTCGTGCCCAGTAA
- the LOC124303537 gene encoding kinesin light chain isoform X5: protein MGRTDMSKTLNAYRIKKIEHIGRMTAMTQEEIVAGARTVAQGLEALRCEHGGLLQGLQSQEAPAAREKASLISRNIEMIELGLGEAQVMMALASHLQMVEAEKQKLRTQVRRLCQENAWLRDELAGTQQKLQGSEQAVAQLEVEKRQLNFMASIRQFDPDPPAEDENTKDRPKDDPVVDLFPDDDNDDRTMTPTPPSQFAQQVNAGYEIPARLRTLHNLVIQYASQGRYEVAVPLCKQALEDLEKTSGHDHPDVATMLNILALVYRDQNKFKEAANLLNDALAIREKTLGENHPAVAATLNNLAVLYGKRGKYKEAEPLCKRALEIREKVLGREHPDVAKQLNNLALLCQNQGKYEEVERYYQRALVIYESKLGPDDPNVAKTKNNLASCYLKQGKYKEAEVLYKQVLTRAHEREFGAIEGDNKPIWQVAEEREENKHRNKENAPYGEYGGWHKAAKVDSPTVTTTLKNLGALYRRQGKYEAAETLEDCALRSRREALDLVKQAKVAQILGDEKGSTRRGSRSSLANSEQEQHDETSLPLVQGALHEEQSGHQDASPNKPGLKTKLFNVLGIHSSTIANTLFVPSNQDIKETFK, encoded by the exons ATGGGTAGAACAGATATGTCAAAAACGCTGAACGCTTATAGAAT TAAGAAAATCGAACATATAGGCAGAATGACAGCCATGACACAGGAGGAGATAGTAGCCGGCGCTCGGACGGTGGCCCAGGGACTGGAGGCTCTTCGCTGTGAACACGGGGGTCTCCTGCAGGGTCTACAGTCTCAGGAGGCACCAGCGGCGAGGGAAAAGGCCAGTCTAATATCCAGGAATATTGAAATGATCGAATTGGGTCTTGGAGAAGCACAAGTCATGATGGCCTTGGCTAGTCACTTACAAATGGTCGAAGCTGAGAAGCAGAAACTCAGAACGCAAGTTAGACGATTGTGTCAGGAAAATGCATGGCTCAGAGACGAGCTTGCAGGAACTCAACAGAAGTTGCAGGGCAGTGAACAAGCG GTTGCACAACTAGAAGTAGAGAAGAGGCAGCTGAACTTTATGGCCAGCATAAGACAATTTGATCCTGATCCACCAGCTGAGGATGAAAATACAAAGGATAGGCCGAAAGATGATCCAGTTGTTGATCTGTTCCCGGATGATGATAACGATGATCGAA CCATGACACCAACTCCACCATCTCAGTTCGCCCAACAAGTGAATGCTGGATACGAAATACCAGCACGTCTCCGTACTCTACATAATCTTGTTATCCAATATGCGAGTCAAGGGCGTTACGAAGTGGCAGTACCACTGTGCAAGCAGGCGTTAGAAGACCTTGAAAAAACATCTGGTCATGATCACCCCGATGTTGCAACGATGCTAAATATTTTAGCCCTAGTTTACAGAGATCAAAACAAGTTCAAAGAGGCAGCAAATCTGCTTAATGATGCTTTAGCCATCAGAGAAAAAACTTTGGGTGAAAATCACCCAGCTGTTGCTGCAACGTTAAATAACTTGGCTGTTTTATATGGTAAACGTGGGAAATATAAGGAAGCTGAGCCGTTATGCAAGCGTGCATTGGAGATTCGGGAAAAGGTACTTGGACGTGAGCATCCAGATGTTGCAAAACAGTTGAATAATTTGGCGCTGTTGTGTCAAAACCAGGGAAAATATGAGGAG GTTGAACGCTACTATCAACGTGCTTTAGTAATTTACGAATCAAAGTTAGGGCCAGACGATCCAAACGTTGCaaagacaaaaaataatcttGCCTCTTGTTACCTCAAACAAGGAAAATATAAGGAGGCGGAGGTTCTCTACAAACAGGTCCTAACAAGAGCTCATGAACGTGAATTTGGGGCAATTGAAGGTGACAACAAACCAATATGGCAG GTAGCGGAAGAGcgtgaagaaaataaacataGAAATAAGGAAAACGCGCCATATGGTGAATATGGTGGTTGGCATAAAGCAGCAAAAGTCGATTCACCTACGGTAACTACAACACTCAAAAACTTAGGCGCACTTTACCGGCGACAGGGAAAATATGAGGCTGCTGAAACGCTTGAAGACTGTGCGTTGAGGTCACGAAGAGAG GCGCTAGACTTAGTGAAGCAGGCGAAAGTAGCACAGATCCTTGGAGATGAGAAAGGATCAACAAGGCGAGGCTCACGATCGAGTTTGGCAAACAGCGAGCAAGAACAGCACGACGAG ACCTCGCTGCCGTTGGTACAAGGGGCGCTGCACGAAGAACAGTCTGGCCATCAAGATGCTAGCCCAAACAAACCAGGACTCAAAACCAAACTGTTCAATGTTCTTGGAATTCATTCTTCTAC GATCGCAAACACGCTGTTCGTGCCCAGTAACCAGGATATAAAAGAAACATTCAAATGA